A genome region from Hevea brasiliensis isolate MT/VB/25A 57/8 chromosome 9, ASM3005281v1, whole genome shotgun sequence includes the following:
- the LOC110666810 gene encoding protein RESPONSE TO LOW SULFUR 3, with translation MGVAKQEQQQQQLEKRNEELERALKESKEREDQMREDLRRAWERLRVAEEAEERLCLQLGELEAEGVNQARAYNARILSLMDQLSQALNLLHKQ, from the coding sequence ATGGGTGTAGCCAAGCAGGAGCAGCAACAGCAGCAGCTAGAGAAGCGAAACGAGGAGCTGGAAAGAGCTTTAAAGGAAAGCAAGGAGAGGGAAGATCAGATGAGAGAAGACCTACGGAGGGCTTGGGAGAGGCTGAGAGTGGCGGAGGAAGCGGAGGAAAGGCTCTGCTTACAGCTGGGTGAGCTTGAGGCTGAGGGCGTCAATCAAGCGCGTGCATACAACGCACGAATCCTCTCTCTCATGGATCAGCTCTCTCAGGCTCTCAATCTTCTCCATAAACAATAG